From Pontibacter actiniarum, a single genomic window includes:
- a CDS encoding Glu/Leu/Phe/Val family dehydrogenase, with protein sequence MANNTNEGKKFLDSVHQYFDHAASYSRLSSGIIAQIRAPNSVYKVSFPVEIDGKVEVFEGIRVQHSHHKLPSKGGIRFSMQVDEDEVKALASLMTFKCAVVDVPFGGAKGGVKINPRTSSVKTLEKVTRRYAAELIKKNLIGPGMDVPAPDYGTGSREMAWIADTYQALKYGETNALGCVTGKPIGQGGIRGRAEATGLGIYFGLREALSDTELLKGKGLNGNSMEGKRIIVQGLGNVGYHAAFFCQQDGAIITGIAEREGGIYNENGIDVKEAFKHRSENGSILNFKDCKNFDNSEEMLELDCDILLPAALENVIHKGNAGNIKAKIVAEGANGPVTREGEEILLRNGIIILPDLYLNAGGVTVSYFEWLKNLSNVRFGRMGKRAEEASYRRLVNAIETSSGKSMTNQERAFLTQGADEISLVRSGLEDTMINAYHGIRDVMVEKNIPDLRTAAFLTAIEKIGVSYESLGIFP encoded by the coding sequence ATGGCAAACAACACTAACGAAGGCAAAAAATTCTTAGACAGTGTCCATCAGTATTTCGACCACGCCGCCAGCTACTCCAGGCTGAGCTCCGGCATTATCGCACAAATCAGAGCCCCCAACAGCGTGTATAAAGTATCCTTTCCGGTTGAGATAGACGGGAAAGTAGAGGTGTTTGAAGGCATCCGGGTGCAGCACAGCCACCACAAGCTGCCTTCCAAAGGGGGCATCCGCTTTAGCATGCAGGTAGATGAGGATGAGGTGAAAGCACTGGCGTCTCTTATGACGTTTAAATGCGCTGTCGTGGACGTGCCGTTTGGTGGGGCCAAGGGTGGCGTGAAAATCAACCCGCGCACCAGCTCTGTGAAGACACTGGAAAAAGTAACGCGCCGCTATGCCGCCGAACTGATCAAGAAGAACCTGATAGGCCCCGGCATGGACGTGCCTGCTCCTGACTATGGCACGGGCAGCCGTGAAATGGCCTGGATTGCCGACACGTACCAGGCGCTCAAGTATGGCGAAACAAACGCACTGGGCTGCGTAACGGGCAAACCGATCGGGCAAGGCGGCATCCGTGGCCGTGCCGAAGCCACCGGGCTGGGCATATACTTTGGCCTGCGTGAGGCGCTCAGTGACACGGAGCTGCTTAAAGGCAAAGGGCTTAACGGCAACAGCATGGAGGGCAAGCGCATTATTGTGCAGGGCCTCGGTAACGTGGGCTACCATGCGGCTTTCTTTTGCCAGCAGGACGGTGCCATTATCACAGGGATTGCAGAGCGCGAAGGCGGCATCTACAACGAGAACGGCATTGATGTGAAGGAGGCCTTCAAGCACCGCAGCGAGAACGGCTCCATCCTGAACTTTAAGGACTGCAAGAACTTCGACAATTCAGAGGAGATGCTGGAGCTGGACTGCGACATCCTCCTTCCGGCTGCCCTCGAAAATGTGATTCATAAAGGCAATGCCGGCAACATCAAAGCTAAAATAGTAGCGGAGGGTGCCAACGGGCCTGTAACGCGTGAGGGCGAGGAAATTCTGCTGCGCAACGGCATCATTATACTTCCGGACCTGTACCTGAACGCGGGCGGTGTAACGGTATCGTACTTCGAGTGGCTGAAGAACCTCTCGAACGTGCGCTTTGGCCGCATGGGCAAGCGGGCGGAAGAAGCCAGCTACCGCAGGTTGGTGAACGCCATCGAGACCAGCTCGGGCAAATCAATGACAAACCAGGAACGCGCCTTTTTAACGCAAGGCGCCGATGAGATCAGCCTGGTGCGCTCCGGCCTGGAGGATACCATGATCAATGCCTACCACGGTATTAGGGATGTCATGGTGGAGAAAAACATACCGGACCTGCGTACGGCGGCCTTCTTAACGGCAATAGAGAAAATCGGGGTAAGCTATGAGTCGCTGGGAATCTTCCCTTGA
- a CDS encoding SIMPL domain-containing protein: MNRNNLVLPSLVLGVSFILCALLLTLFLRARDQANQTINVTGSAKRDIRSDLGVLRSNIQATAPTAEAAYQRLLQQRPTVLQYLREKGFKEADIEMNPINLNPVYEVTENGYNSNRIIEYNANQMVEVKAMDVQRIKAVSLDMISLVNEGISISVMPPEYYYTKLADLKIEIQADAAKDALDRAEKIAEATGSELGAITTARMGVIQITPVNSNMISDYGINDVTSIEKEITAVVNASFRLD, from the coding sequence ATGAACAGAAACAACCTTGTGCTCCCCTCCCTTGTACTTGGGGTTAGCTTTATACTTTGCGCCCTGCTACTGACGCTCTTCCTGCGCGCCCGCGACCAGGCAAACCAGACCATTAATGTCACCGGCTCCGCCAAGCGGGACATACGCTCTGATCTGGGGGTGCTCCGGAGCAACATACAGGCCACTGCCCCAACCGCCGAGGCAGCATACCAGCGCCTGCTACAGCAGCGCCCTACTGTACTGCAGTATCTCCGCGAAAAGGGTTTCAAAGAGGCAGACATAGAGATGAACCCCATCAACCTCAACCCTGTCTACGAGGTGACGGAAAACGGCTACAACAGCAACCGCATCATTGAGTATAATGCCAACCAGATGGTTGAGGTAAAGGCCATGGATGTGCAAAGAATAAAAGCCGTATCCCTGGATATGATCTCTCTGGTTAACGAGGGCATCAGTATCAGTGTAATGCCGCCTGAGTACTACTACACCAAACTGGCCGACCTGAAGATTGAGATACAGGCCGATGCCGCCAAGGATGCACTGGACAGGGCTGAGAAGATTGCTGAAGCCACCGGCAGTGAGCTTGGCGCCATTACGACCGCGCGGATGGGCGTCATACAGATCACCCCGGTTAACTCAAACATGATTTCAGACTACGGCATCAATGATGTCACGTCCATCGAAAAGGAAATCACCGCAGTCGTGAACGCCTCCTTCAGGCTGGACTAA
- a CDS encoding M61 family metallopeptidase encodes MLKHNRFKLSLLLVLFLCLGNAAAALAAELRYTLSMPEPHTHYFEVEAELSGVKKNYVDFTMPVWAPGSYLVREFAKNVEGFEATDKAGKELRTEKIDKNTWRVYSNKADVVRAKYDVYAYELSVRTSYLDASHGYVNGTSIFMYPEGYQNLNGTLVVKPYNGWDKVSTGLKSTGKFTYTFPNYDILADSPLEIGTHEVYTFTAAGVPHEVAMYGEGNFDPQRLMADMKKVTEEAVEVMGELPVDRYVFIVHNLQRGGGGLEHLNSTTLQTSRWNYGTESGYNGFLSLVAHEYFHLWNVKRLRPEALGPFDYNNENYTRLLWVSEGITSYYDDLIVRRAGFTSPDAYLGVVAGSINSVENTPGNKIQPVAEASFDAWIKYYRRNENSNNAEVSYYTKGGVLGHLLNMEIMEATKGEKSLDDVMRYMYQRYYKKMGRGFREAEFKEAVEKISGRNMDAFFRNYVHGTQSPNYNEYFDAAGLQLVNVNEGSNAINWGASTYLSDGKLLVRGVNRGSSAWNGGLNVSDEIIAINGWRAGDDLERFISNMKVGDTAKVLISRDGMLQTLEIKMQKDDSVRYQFIRTDNPTQLQQKIFTKWLEISNS; translated from the coding sequence ATGCTCAAACACAACCGATTTAAACTTTCACTTTTATTAGTCCTGTTCCTTTGCCTGGGCAACGCTGCGGCTGCGCTGGCGGCAGAGTTGCGCTACACGCTCTCAATGCCGGAGCCGCACACGCACTACTTTGAGGTAGAGGCGGAGCTTAGCGGCGTTAAAAAGAACTACGTAGATTTCACCATGCCAGTATGGGCCCCCGGCTCTTACTTGGTGCGCGAGTTCGCTAAAAACGTAGAGGGCTTCGAGGCAACAGACAAAGCAGGCAAGGAGCTCCGCACAGAGAAAATAGACAAGAACACCTGGCGAGTGTATAGCAACAAAGCAGATGTGGTGCGCGCCAAGTACGACGTGTACGCCTATGAACTGAGCGTACGTACCAGCTACCTTGATGCCTCCCACGGCTATGTGAACGGTACCAGCATTTTTATGTATCCCGAAGGCTACCAGAACCTGAACGGCACTTTGGTAGTGAAGCCGTACAACGGCTGGGACAAAGTTTCCACCGGCCTGAAAAGCACAGGTAAGTTTACTTATACTTTCCCGAACTACGATATCCTGGCCGACTCTCCACTGGAGATAGGAACACACGAGGTGTATACCTTTACAGCCGCTGGCGTGCCGCATGAAGTGGCTATGTACGGCGAAGGGAACTTTGACCCGCAGCGCCTGATGGCTGACATGAAAAAGGTGACAGAAGAAGCTGTAGAAGTGATGGGCGAGCTGCCTGTCGACCGCTACGTGTTTATCGTGCACAACCTGCAGCGCGGCGGCGGCGGACTGGAGCACCTGAACTCCACCACCCTGCAGACCTCCCGCTGGAACTACGGCACTGAGAGTGGCTACAATGGTTTTCTGAGCCTGGTGGCGCACGAGTACTTCCACTTATGGAATGTGAAGCGCCTGCGCCCGGAGGCCCTCGGCCCGTTTGACTACAACAACGAGAACTACACACGCCTGCTGTGGGTGTCAGAAGGCATCACCAGCTACTATGATGACCTGATCGTGCGCCGTGCAGGCTTTACTTCTCCAGACGCTTATCTGGGCGTAGTGGCCGGAAGCATCAACTCTGTGGAGAACACCCCTGGCAATAAGATTCAGCCGGTGGCTGAGGCTAGCTTCGATGCCTGGATTAAGTACTACCGCCGCAACGAGAACTCTAACAACGCGGAAGTATCATACTACACCAAAGGCGGTGTGCTGGGCCACTTGCTGAACATGGAGATCATGGAAGCGACGAAAGGAGAGAAGAGTCTGGATGATGTGATGCGTTACATGTACCAGCGCTACTACAAGAAGATGGGTCGTGGCTTTAGAGAGGCGGAGTTTAAAGAGGCAGTGGAGAAAATATCCGGCCGCAATATGGATGCTTTCTTCCGCAACTATGTGCACGGTACGCAGTCGCCGAACTACAACGAGTACTTCGATGCCGCCGGTCTGCAGTTGGTGAACGTGAACGAGGGCAGCAATGCCATCAACTGGGGCGCTTCTACCTATCTGTCGGACGGCAAGCTGCTGGTGCGCGGTGTAAACCGCGGAAGCAGTGCCTGGAACGGAGGCCTGAACGTGAGCGATGAAATTATCGCGATCAACGGCTGGCGTGCCGGTGATGACCTGGAGCGCTTTATCTCCAACATGAAAGTGGGCGACACTGCCAAGGTATTGATCTCAAGAGACGGCATGTTGCAGACGCTGGAGATCAAAATGCAGAAAGACGATAGCGTCCGCTACCAGTTTATCCGCACAGATAACCCAACGCAGCTCCAGCAGAAGATCTTCACAAAGTGGCTGGAAATCAGTAACAGCTAA
- a CDS encoding C40 family peptidase, which yields MKKTVLLMLFPLALLALLVLVVPQHFAGTPPKLSTFVAALPDSAASATAPLPPVQANPKRQQVVKYAMSLLGSPYVYAGISQNGFDCSGFTTHVFQEYDVAIPHSSRMQAEEGREVPREQAKPGDLVIFTGTNPDLRRPGHVGIVISQPGDTISFVHSSSNGGVKVSQVEGSRYNLRFLEVRRVL from the coding sequence ATGAAAAAGACTGTGCTCCTGATGCTTTTCCCGTTGGCTTTGCTTGCCTTGCTTGTACTTGTAGTGCCGCAGCATTTTGCAGGCACGCCGCCAAAGCTTTCCACTTTTGTAGCGGCTTTGCCGGATAGCGCAGCTAGCGCAACGGCTCCCTTACCCCCTGTGCAGGCAAACCCAAAGCGACAGCAAGTGGTGAAATATGCCATGTCGCTGCTTGGCTCTCCGTACGTGTATGCCGGCATAAGCCAAAACGGCTTCGACTGCTCCGGTTTCACCACGCATGTTTTCCAGGAATACGATGTGGCGATTCCGCACTCGTCGCGCATGCAGGCGGAAGAAGGGCGCGAAGTACCGCGGGAGCAGGCCAAACCCGGTGACCTGGTGATTTTCACTGGCACAAACCCGGATCTACGCCGGCCCGGACATGTAGGTATCGTCATTTCGCAACCCGGCGATACGATCTCTTTCGTGCACTCCTCCTCTAACGGTGGCGTTAAAGTAAGCCAGGTGGAAGGTTCGCGCTACAACCTGCGCTTCCTGGAGGTGCGAAGGGTGCTGTAG
- a CDS encoding DUF2147 domain-containing protein, producing MKKHLLTLVVLMLFTTCAWAQKMSPLGTWTNEDGKAKFEIYQCGDELCGKIVSLKEPTRNGKPKTDDNNPDKKMRTRPLIGMQFMKGFEYDGDNKWDEGTIYDPESGKTYSCYMKMLGKDKMEVKGYIGISLIGRAQTWTRVN from the coding sequence ATGAAAAAGCACCTTTTAACCTTAGTAGTGCTCATGCTGTTTACCACCTGTGCATGGGCTCAGAAAATGTCTCCGCTCGGCACCTGGACAAATGAAGACGGCAAGGCAAAGTTTGAAATTTACCAGTGCGGCGATGAGCTGTGCGGTAAAATTGTGTCGCTGAAAGAGCCTACCCGCAACGGTAAACCGAAGACAGACGATAACAACCCGGACAAAAAGATGCGTACGCGCCCGCTGATCGGCATGCAGTTTATGAAGGGCTTCGAGTATGACGGAGACAACAAGTGGGACGAGGGCACTATCTATGATCCGGAAAGTGGCAAAACTTACTCCTGCTATATGAAGATGCTTGGGAAAGATAAAATGGAAGTAAAGGGATACATCGGCATTTCATTGATCGGCCGGGCCCAGACCTGGACACGCGTCAATTAA
- a CDS encoding gliding motility-associated C-terminal domain-containing protein has product MQRRLLLLVFLLCSCATASATHIVGGEFEMQHLEGYIYRLQLNLYFDVVNGNPDALDQTITVSIFEKGSNRLVRTEMMRLREQSYVPYTNIDCTVGQLVTKRLVYYETISLPPSTFSSLDGYYVTWERCCRNGTINNIVRPEDAAQTFYMEFPAVARRGQPFVNSSPVLFPPLSDYACVGEQFYFDFNGSDPDGDSIVYDMVTPLNGFTSPSMPAYTIQPRPAPYPEITWRSGYSADIQVQGNPAIDIDRQTGQLTMRPSQKGLFVFGIRAQEYRNGEKIGEVRRDFQVLVLDCPRNQTPVVVAREQGKKNDYQQGNILRISSTDPNRCLNVLFTDPDLSEYVELRARPVNFSRRDYTFQGVTKGFINQGSTPDTLQATLCFEECFDTEGKVYLMDLIVKDDGCSLPRQDTIRVSFVVEPEPDAPPAVSLSTNKRVFSVQEGDQITFDVLGLDPDEDVVTLSAEAKNFDLATQQITFEGKSAAGRVSSPFTWDITCETLQQESYTLDFVVRSTECGKEVLRTETIEVRTSSTNNLPTLSSDQELTVVELEVGQPYSANLFGRDVDMDPLSLTAAGEGFTLETYGMRFNSTGGNGEADGVFSWTPTCEALQNEKLQVKFQLAEDTCSSSPDQELVLEFRLKDPNNAPALSTDQQAYAFTLQLNENFEANFNGLDVDLDNLLLTAEGEGFNLADYGMAFTGAGGVGEAAGKFTWQATCPAREGDVLRVNFTLQEDACVPKPQQLKMEFTVEAPKLADYIPANIFTPNGDGKNDFFEIPGMPPEFCSATFTSIRIFNRWGKEVYRSTSSSFQWNGENVNDGVYFYVIDYGTTTYKGSVTLVR; this is encoded by the coding sequence ATGCAGCGACGTCTACTTCTCCTGGTTTTCCTGTTATGCTCCTGCGCAACGGCAAGCGCTACCCATATAGTAGGTGGGGAGTTTGAGATGCAGCACCTGGAAGGCTACATATACCGCCTGCAGCTGAACCTGTACTTTGATGTGGTGAACGGAAACCCAGACGCGCTGGACCAGACCATCACCGTCAGCATATTCGAAAAGGGGAGCAACCGGCTTGTCCGGACGGAGATGATGCGCTTGCGGGAACAGTCATATGTGCCGTACACCAACATTGACTGCACCGTGGGGCAGCTTGTTACCAAACGGCTGGTGTACTATGAAACGATTAGCCTGCCCCCCAGCACCTTCAGCAGCCTTGATGGCTACTATGTCACCTGGGAGCGCTGCTGCCGCAACGGCACGATAAACAACATTGTCCGGCCAGAGGATGCCGCCCAAACCTTCTATATGGAGTTTCCGGCGGTGGCACGAAGGGGCCAGCCCTTTGTTAACTCCTCCCCCGTGCTGTTCCCGCCCCTCAGTGACTATGCCTGTGTGGGAGAGCAGTTCTATTTCGATTTTAACGGCAGCGACCCAGACGGTGACTCCATCGTGTACGACATGGTTACCCCGCTCAACGGCTTTACCAGCCCCAGCATGCCCGCCTACACCATACAGCCACGCCCTGCGCCTTACCCTGAGATCACCTGGCGCAGCGGGTACAGCGCCGATATACAGGTGCAGGGAAATCCAGCGATTGATATAGACCGGCAAACAGGGCAGCTTACCATGCGGCCTTCGCAAAAAGGCCTGTTTGTTTTCGGCATACGGGCGCAGGAGTATCGGAACGGAGAGAAGATCGGTGAGGTCAGACGCGACTTTCAGGTGCTCGTGCTGGACTGCCCCCGAAACCAGACACCCGTTGTCGTGGCCCGGGAGCAGGGCAAGAAAAACGACTATCAACAGGGAAACATACTGCGCATCAGCTCCACTGACCCCAACCGCTGCTTAAATGTACTTTTCACAGACCCGGACCTGAGCGAGTACGTGGAACTACGGGCGCGGCCGGTTAACTTTTCCCGCCGCGACTATACTTTCCAGGGAGTTACAAAAGGATTTATTAACCAGGGCAGCACGCCGGACACGCTACAGGCAACCCTCTGCTTTGAAGAATGCTTTGACACCGAAGGAAAAGTATACCTCATGGACCTGATTGTGAAGGACGACGGGTGCAGCCTGCCCCGCCAGGACACCATTCGCGTGAGCTTTGTAGTAGAACCTGAACCCGACGCCCCTCCCGCCGTGTCGCTATCAACAAACAAGCGGGTGTTTAGCGTGCAGGAGGGGGACCAGATCACTTTCGATGTGCTGGGGCTGGACCCCGATGAAGATGTAGTGACGCTGTCAGCAGAGGCAAAGAACTTCGACCTTGCCACGCAGCAAATAACGTTTGAAGGTAAAAGCGCGGCAGGTCGTGTCAGCTCTCCCTTCACGTGGGATATTACCTGCGAAACGCTGCAGCAGGAGTCCTATACGCTGGATTTTGTGGTGCGCTCCACCGAGTGCGGCAAGGAGGTCCTGCGAACGGAGACAATAGAAGTACGCACCAGCTCCACCAACAACCTGCCCACGCTGAGCTCTGACCAGGAACTGACGGTTGTGGAGCTGGAGGTAGGCCAGCCTTACAGCGCAAACCTCTTTGGGCGAGATGTGGATATGGACCCGCTCTCCCTTACTGCCGCCGGTGAGGGATTTACGCTCGAAACCTATGGCATGCGCTTCAACAGCACCGGCGGCAACGGCGAAGCAGACGGTGTGTTTAGCTGGACCCCTACCTGCGAAGCGCTCCAAAACGAGAAGTTACAGGTTAAGTTTCAGCTGGCCGAGGATACCTGCTCCTCTTCACCGGACCAGGAGCTGGTGCTGGAGTTTAGGCTGAAGGACCCGAACAACGCCCCTGCCCTCTCCACAGACCAACAGGCGTATGCCTTCACCCTACAGCTAAACGAAAACTTTGAGGCCAACTTCAACGGGCTCGACGTGGACTTAGACAACTTGCTGCTCACTGCAGAGGGCGAGGGCTTCAACCTGGCAGACTATGGCATGGCGTTTACAGGAGCAGGGGGGGTTGGCGAGGCGGCAGGCAAGTTTACCTGGCAGGCCACTTGCCCAGCCCGCGAAGGCGACGTGCTGCGCGTGAACTTCACCTTACAGGAGGATGCCTGCGTGCCGAAGCCGCAACAGCTCAAGATGGAGTTTACCGTGGAAGCGCCCAAACTGGCAGACTACATACCGGCTAACATCTTTACTCCGAACGGCGACGGTAAAAACGACTTTTTTGAGATACCGGGCATGCCTCCGGAGTTCTGCTCCGCCACCTTCACTAGCATCCGGATATTTAACCGCTGGGGTAAGGAAGTATACCGCAGCACCTCCAGCAGTTTCCAGTGGAACGGCGAGAACGTAAACGACGGCGTATACTTCTATGTGATTGACTACGGCACCACCACCTACAAAGGCAGTGTAACCTTGGTGCGCTGA
- a CDS encoding cytochrome c oxidase subunit 3, with product MHPIRMLLYLSMIGIGVLFFILTVAFARTGGFPGEAFELPKFFSVSTILLLFSSYTISRVPRLYKQEKLKKMARYLGITLALGLLFIGTQLIGWNEMSRTGVHFSGKASGTYLYLISALHMLHLAGGVIFLSFMVFKTMYVNSDGVRSLIFIRDPFRHLQLSMLNSYWHFMDFLWLGLYLVFLFIA from the coding sequence ATGCACCCGATCAGAATGCTGCTCTACCTGAGCATGATTGGTATCGGGGTGCTGTTCTTTATCCTGACAGTTGCCTTTGCCCGTACAGGCGGCTTCCCCGGCGAGGCGTTTGAGCTTCCGAAATTTTTCAGTGTGAGCACTATCCTGCTGCTCTTCAGCAGCTATACCATCTCCCGGGTGCCACGCCTCTACAAGCAGGAAAAACTCAAAAAGATGGCCCGCTACCTCGGGATCACATTAGCACTGGGCCTGCTCTTTATCGGTACGCAACTGATCGGCTGGAACGAAATGTCGCGCACTGGCGTCCACTTTTCCGGCAAGGCCTCCGGAACCTACCTGTACTTAATCTCCGCACTGCACATGCTGCACCTGGCGGGCGGCGTTATTTTCCTGTCGTTTATGGTGTTTAAGACCATGTATGTGAACAGCGACGGCGTGCGCAGCCTTATCTTTATCCGGGACCCTTTCCGGCACCTGCAGCTATCCATGCTGAACAGCTACTGGCATTTTATGGATTTTCTGTGGCTGGGCTTGTACCTCGTCTTCCTTTTCATCGCCTGA
- a CDS encoding patatin-like phospholipase family protein, translating into MPCPLPPAPSRFLYILLLFCLLRAPGVEAQKVGLVLSGGGAKGIAHVGVLKALEEHNIPIDYIVGTSMGGIVGALYAAGYSPAEIEYLMNTQEFQKWARGAVEENYTYSYNAYRHNPALLRLGLAYDSTLQVHLNPSLVDDAPLNFALAQLLAQPAAKANYNFDSLMVPFRSVAADIYTQREVVLEEGQLADAVRATMTVPLFFRPIRVEGRRLYDGGLYNNFPVDVMKKEFSPDVIIGVNVSSKVYNEYPYKKDDLDLPQTLLYALLSKSDSTELGPKDIYVQPEVDDYTALDFNKVKSLFEAGYKEAQEEMPTIEKRIERRVTPAEIEQQRIAFREDFSTLSFDKVHVNGLTEQQARYVRNHFRRNGDGTYSMQEIKRGYFRLAAADNFYNLYPTIRYNPDKQHYDFALDLSTNTDLQLAVGGVLASRPIDNIYAGLEYNLLRRYLYTFSGSFYTGRFYQAARLRVRLDVPARFPFYLEPSYTYNNWNYISTKGFLLESTEDRQPFLEQSDKSYGLALGFTNTYKGKLVLSAAYAQTEDRYSNQLEIRSTDTLDRTAFDAYTAAVTFEFNNLNRRQYASAGRSFVASLRYINGEEKYKPGSTANQAQRASREHQWLKLRVSYERYHTLGQHSWGYLAEGVLSTQPFFQNYRSTLTTTPAFTPLPDSKTLFLDSFRNDRYVAAGLRYIFSPVPKLDLRAEGFLFQPYQAIRQDKEQQAYYGSTLSGTAFIGSGTVVYHGLPGPVSLSLNYYDDKAKRWGVLFHVGYILFQERPFE; encoded by the coding sequence ATGCCCTGCCCTTTACCCCCTGCACCTTCACGGTTCCTATACATACTTCTGCTTTTCTGCCTGCTGAGAGCGCCAGGCGTGGAGGCACAGAAGGTAGGGCTGGTTCTGAGCGGCGGCGGCGCAAAGGGAATTGCGCACGTGGGCGTGCTGAAGGCCCTTGAGGAGCATAACATTCCCATTGATTACATTGTCGGCACTTCGATGGGCGGCATCGTGGGTGCCCTTTACGCTGCCGGCTACTCCCCCGCCGAGATCGAGTACCTGATGAACACGCAGGAGTTTCAGAAATGGGCCAGAGGAGCCGTGGAGGAAAACTATACCTACAGCTACAACGCATACCGGCACAACCCTGCCCTGCTGCGCCTGGGCCTCGCCTATGACTCTACCCTGCAGGTGCACCTCAACCCAAGCTTGGTAGACGATGCGCCCCTTAACTTTGCGCTGGCGCAGTTGCTGGCACAGCCGGCGGCCAAAGCCAACTATAATTTTGACAGCCTGATGGTCCCGTTCCGGAGTGTGGCAGCCGATATCTACACGCAACGGGAAGTGGTGCTGGAAGAGGGGCAGCTAGCGGATGCCGTGCGTGCCACCATGACTGTTCCGCTCTTCTTCCGGCCGATCAGAGTCGAGGGCAGGCGCCTCTACGACGGCGGGCTCTACAATAACTTTCCGGTGGATGTGATGAAAAAGGAGTTTTCCCCTGATGTGATCATCGGGGTGAACGTCTCCTCAAAAGTCTACAACGAGTACCCTTACAAGAAGGACGACCTGGACCTCCCCCAGACCCTGCTGTACGCCCTATTATCCAAAAGCGACTCCACCGAACTCGGTCCGAAGGATATCTATGTACAGCCGGAGGTGGATGATTACACGGCACTGGACTTTAACAAGGTTAAGTCTTTGTTTGAGGCAGGATACAAAGAGGCGCAGGAGGAGATGCCAACCATAGAAAAACGCATTGAACGCCGCGTAACGCCTGCAGAAATAGAACAGCAGCGGATAGCCTTTCGGGAGGATTTCAGCACCCTCAGCTTCGACAAGGTACATGTGAATGGCCTCACGGAGCAGCAGGCGCGCTATGTCCGAAACCATTTCCGCCGCAACGGCGACGGCACCTATAGCATGCAGGAGATAAAGCGCGGCTATTTCAGGCTGGCTGCCGCTGACAACTTCTATAACCTGTACCCGACCATTCGCTACAACCCGGACAAACAGCACTACGACTTTGCCCTGGATTTAAGCACCAATACCGATTTACAGCTGGCCGTTGGCGGTGTGCTGGCCTCCCGGCCCATTGATAATATCTACGCCGGACTGGAATACAACCTGCTGCGGCGCTACCTGTACACCTTCTCAGGGAGCTTCTACACAGGGCGCTTTTACCAGGCAGCGCGGCTGCGGGTACGGCTGGATGTACCCGCCCGCTTCCCCTTTTACCTGGAGCCGTCGTATACCTACAACAACTGGAACTACATCTCCACAAAGGGCTTTCTGCTAGAGAGCACCGAAGACCGGCAGCCGTTCCTAGAACAGAGCGACAAAAGCTACGGCTTGGCGCTTGGCTTTACCAACACTTATAAAGGCAAACTGGTGCTGAGTGCCGCCTACGCCCAGACAGAAGACCGCTACAGCAACCAACTGGAGATCCGAAGCACAGACACCCTGGACCGAACAGCCTTCGATGCCTACACCGCTGCCGTCACGTTTGAGTTCAACAACCTGAACCGGCGCCAGTACGCCAGCGCGGGACGTAGTTTTGTGGCCTCTTTACGCTACATTAACGGGGAAGAGAAGTATAAACCGGGCTCAACAGCCAACCAGGCCCAGCGGGCGAGCAGAGAGCACCAATGGCTAAAGCTACGCGTAAGCTATGAGCGCTATCACACGTTGGGACAGCACAGCTGGGGCTACCTGGCAGAGGGTGTGCTGAGCACGCAGCCCTTTTTCCAGAACTACAGAAGCACCCTTACAACCACGCCCGCTTTCACGCCGTTGCCAGACAGCAAAACGCTCTTTCTGGATTCCTTCCGCAACGACCGCTATGTGGCAGCGGGGCTCCGTTATATTTTCTCCCCTGTTCCTAAGCTGGATCTGCGAGCTGAGGGCTTCCTGTTTCAGCCTTACCAGGCCATTCGGCAAGACAAAGAACAACAGGCTTATTACGGCTCTACCCTAAGTGGCACCGCTTTCATTGGCAGTGGCACAGTGGTATACCATGGTTTGCCAGGCCCCGTGTCTCTCAGCCTGAACTACTATGATGATAAAGCAAAACGGTGGGGGGTACTTTTCCATGTCGGCTATATCCTCTTTCAGGAGCGCCCGTTTGAGTAA